A genome region from Streptomyces xanthophaeus includes the following:
- a CDS encoding ADP-ribosylglycohydrolase family protein yields MAGADAPGVVVRAGQHAAGTADPALARAVGTTGIRVRTPERPAGLPARARPIEGLLLGLAAGDAAGWPAARHRASRMPEWTRRLTRELDTFAEQNATTTLPVPIALNQPPEPLRLGPSDDAEWAAFVAESVLTAAGVLLSDLSRSRRMRAAIDLAWNALASEVAAAAERAPEVESAVLPLRARISVRAGLGNLATGLRPPATGHDNPHYFDDAACVRACVLAVVHPGDARAAADLAEFDARYTQDGDGVHGARAMAAAIATALSAAGAVGAAGAAGAAGAADAVDAAVDAALAQLPEATEIGRNARHAVRLARTHTDGGAFAIVPILEHEIVDHVYSYGIAAAETVPVALALATAARGRMTEAVPAAACLSRVADSAPALAGALTGVLGGGDSIPAAWREACRTLSGCALPRLAGTDLVELAALLAATELTSPKG; encoded by the coding sequence GTGGCCGGAGCCGACGCTCCCGGAGTCGTGGTCCGCGCAGGGCAGCATGCCGCAGGCACCGCCGACCCCGCCCTCGCACGGGCCGTCGGCACGACCGGGATCAGGGTCCGGACCCCGGAACGTCCCGCCGGGCTGCCCGCAAGGGCCCGGCCCATCGAGGGCCTTCTCCTCGGGCTCGCCGCAGGCGACGCGGCCGGGTGGCCCGCCGCCCGCCACCGCGCCAGCCGGATGCCCGAGTGGACCCGCCGCCTCACCCGCGAGCTCGACACCTTCGCCGAGCAGAACGCCACCACCACCCTCCCCGTCCCCATCGCCCTCAACCAGCCCCCCGAACCCCTTCGCCTCGGCCCCTCCGACGACGCCGAATGGGCCGCCTTCGTCGCCGAGTCCGTACTCACCGCCGCCGGTGTGCTGCTCAGCGACCTCTCCCGGTCCCGCCGCATGCGCGCCGCCATCGACCTCGCGTGGAACGCCCTCGCCTCCGAGGTCGCCGCGGCAGCGGAACGCGCGCCCGAGGTCGAGTCCGCCGTCCTCCCCCTCCGCGCCCGGATCTCCGTCCGCGCCGGCCTCGGCAACCTCGCCACCGGCCTGCGCCCGCCCGCCACCGGCCACGACAACCCGCACTACTTCGACGACGCCGCCTGCGTCCGCGCCTGCGTCCTCGCCGTCGTGCATCCCGGCGACGCCCGCGCGGCGGCCGACCTCGCCGAGTTCGACGCCCGCTACACCCAGGACGGCGACGGGGTGCACGGCGCCCGCGCCATGGCCGCCGCCATCGCCACCGCCTTGAGCGCCGCCGGTGCCGTCGGTGCCGCCGGTGCCGCCGGTGCCGCCGGTGCCGCCGACGCCGTCGACGCCGCCGTGGACGCCGCCCTCGCCCAGCTCCCCGAGGCCACCGAGATCGGCCGCAACGCCCGGCACGCGGTCCGCCTCGCCCGTACGCACACGGACGGCGGCGCCTTCGCCATCGTCCCCATCCTCGAACACGAGATCGTCGACCACGTCTACAGCTACGGGATCGCCGCCGCCGAGACCGTCCCCGTGGCCCTCGCCCTCGCCACCGCCGCCCGCGGCAGGATGACCGAGGCCGTCCCGGCCGCCGCCTGCCTGTCCCGCGTCGCGGACTCCGCCCCCGCCCTGGCTGGCGCGCTTACCGGCGTCCTCGGCGGCGGCGACTCGATCCCCGCCGCCTGGCGCGAGGCCTGCCGCACCCTCTCCGGCTGCGCCCTCCCGCGTCTCGCCGGCACCGACCTCGTGGAACTCGCCGCGCTCCTCGCGGCCACGGAACTCACCTCACCCAAGGGATGA
- a CDS encoding ADP-ribosylglycohydrolase family protein, translating to MKLIACNPQVLLERARGALLGLAVGDALGAPAENMKPSEIRAKWGRIEGFVSEDPAGTDDTEYAIFSGLLLARHGSALTVSHVERAWHHWIADLDEGPFRGAGFSERGTLENLRRGLAAPISAQHRHAWSDGLAMRAAPFGVFAAGRPAEAARLVAIDGSVSHDGEGIYGGQAVAAGVAAAMAGGSPASVISAALSVIPSDSWTARSLRRAVTAAPRGERAVRSAVVIGGYPWTDLAPEAVGLAFGAFAACRGDFPSSVLTAVNMGRDADTTAAVAGALAGALSGAAAIPAAWSSAIGPVRGSCLPSMRGYHVLDIADLLTPECEAAR from the coding sequence ATGAAGCTGATTGCATGCAATCCGCAGGTCCTCCTCGAACGGGCCAGGGGCGCTCTTCTCGGACTCGCCGTCGGCGACGCGCTGGGCGCCCCCGCGGAGAACATGAAGCCGTCGGAGATCCGGGCGAAGTGGGGCCGCATCGAGGGGTTCGTGTCGGAGGACCCGGCGGGCACGGACGACACCGAGTACGCGATCTTCTCGGGGCTGCTGCTGGCCCGCCACGGCTCGGCGCTCACCGTCTCCCACGTCGAGCGGGCCTGGCACCACTGGATCGCCGACCTCGACGAAGGCCCGTTCCGGGGCGCGGGGTTCTCGGAGCGCGGCACCCTGGAGAATCTCCGCCGGGGCCTGGCCGCGCCCATCTCCGCCCAGCACCGGCACGCGTGGTCGGACGGCCTGGCCATGCGGGCCGCGCCGTTCGGCGTCTTCGCCGCGGGCCGGCCCGCCGAAGCGGCCCGGCTCGTCGCCATCGACGGCTCGGTCAGCCACGACGGCGAGGGCATCTACGGCGGCCAGGCGGTCGCGGCGGGCGTGGCCGCGGCCATGGCGGGCGGCTCCCCCGCCTCGGTGATCTCGGCGGCCCTGTCCGTCATCCCGTCCGACTCCTGGACGGCCCGCTCCCTGCGCCGGGCGGTCACCGCCGCCCCGCGCGGCGAACGGGCGGTGCGCTCGGCGGTGGTCATCGGCGGCTACCCGTGGACCGACCTGGCCCCGGAGGCGGTGGGCCTGGCCTTCGGCGCCTTCGCCGCCTGCCGGGGCGACTTCCCGTCCTCCGTCCTCACCGCCGTGAACATGGGCCGCGACGCCGACACCACCGCGGCGGTGGCGGGCGCCCTGGCCGGCGCGCTGTCGGGAGCCGCCGCGATCCCCGCCGCCTGGTCCTCGGCCATCGGCCCGGTCCGCGGCAGCTGCCTCCCCTCGATGCGGGGCTACCACGTCCTGGACATCGCGGACCTCCTCACCCCGGAATGCGAGGCCGCCCGATGA
- a CDS encoding VIT1/CCC1 transporter family protein — protein MSIIDIEAPLHTAHRDNHTHRDVNGGWLRPAVFGAMDGLVSNLALMTGVAGGAVAPQTVVITGLAGLAAGAFSMAAGEYTSVASQRELVLAELDVERQQLRKHPIDEMEELAELYVSRGVEPSLAREVAMQLSRDPEQALEIHAREELGIDPDDLPSPLVAAVSSFGSFALGALLPVLPYLLGATALWPAVLLALAGLFVCGAVVSRVTARSWWYSGVRQLVLGGAAAGVTYILGTWIGGAIG, from the coding sequence ATGTCCATCATCGACATCGAAGCACCGCTGCACACCGCGCACCGCGACAACCACACCCACCGCGACGTCAACGGCGGATGGCTGAGGCCGGCCGTCTTCGGTGCCATGGACGGGCTCGTCTCGAACCTCGCCCTGATGACCGGTGTGGCCGGCGGCGCCGTCGCCCCGCAGACCGTCGTCATCACCGGGCTGGCGGGTCTCGCGGCCGGCGCCTTCTCGATGGCGGCCGGCGAATACACCTCCGTCGCCTCGCAGCGCGAACTGGTCCTCGCCGAACTGGACGTGGAGCGCCAGCAGTTGCGCAAGCACCCGATCGACGAGATGGAGGAGCTCGCGGAGCTCTACGTCTCCCGGGGCGTCGAGCCGTCGCTCGCCCGCGAGGTCGCCATGCAGCTCTCGCGCGATCCCGAGCAGGCGCTGGAGATCCACGCCCGCGAGGAGCTCGGGATCGACCCCGACGACCTGCCCTCGCCGCTGGTCGCCGCGGTCTCGTCGTTCGGTTCGTTCGCGCTGGGCGCGCTGCTCCCCGTACTGCCGTACCTGCTCGGCGCCACCGCCCTGTGGCCCGCGGTGCTGCTCGCGCTGGCCGGGCTCTTCGTCTGCGGTGCGGTCGTCTCCCGGGTCACCGCGCGGTCCTGGTGGTACAGCGGCGTCCGCCAGCTGGTCCTGGGTGGCGCGGCCGCCGGTGTGACGTACATCCTGGGAACCTGGATCGGCGGAGCCATAGGCTGA
- the gltB gene encoding glutamate synthase large subunit — protein MDGRPAQQGMYDPRNEKDACGVGFVANLTGEATHTLVEQALTVLRNLEHRGATGSEPDSGDGAGILSQVPDAFLREVAGFELPAAGGYAVGIAFLPADGTAQAVAVEQIEAIAAEENLTVLGWREVPVTPDLLGNGARATMPAFSQLFVSGGTSRTESGGGSTGIELDRKAFVLRKRAEREAGVYFPSLSARTIVYKGMLTTGQLEPFFPDLSDRRFASAVALVHSRFSTNTFPSWPLAHPYRFVAHNGEINTVKGNRNWMKARESQLASEAFGDGVLDRIFPICTPDASDSASFDEVLELLHLGGRSLPHSVLMMIPEAWENHTSMDPARRAFYKYHSTQMEPWDGPACVTFTDGTQVGAVLDRNGLRPGRYWVTDDGLVVLGSEVGVLDIDPAKVVRKGRLQPGKMFLVDTAQKRIIEDDEIKNELAAAAPYAEWLETGEIELSDLPEREHIVHTHASVTRRQQTFGYTEEELRVILAPMARTAGEPLGSMGTDSPIAALSERPRLLFDYFTQLFAQVTNPPLDAIREELVTSLLSSLGPQGNLLESTAASCRSVTLPFPVIDNDELAKLIHINADGDMPGMKAATLSGLYRVSGGGEALAARIEEIRAEADAAIANGARLIVLSDRHSDAEHAPIPSLLLTSAVHHHLIATKQRTQVGLLVEAGDVREVHHVALLIGYGAAAVNPYLAMESVEDLLRAGTFLSGLEPEQAIKNLIYALGKGVLKVMSKMGISTVASYRGAQVFEAVGLNDEFVETYFNGTATKIGGAGLDVIAKEVAARHAKAYPVSGIAATHRALEIGGEYQWRREGEPHLFDPETVFRLQHATRNRRYDIFKQYTARVNEQSERLMTLRGLFGFKSDREAISIDEVESVADIVKRFSTGAMSYGSISKEAHETLAIAMNQLGAKSNTGEGGEDPDRLYDPARRSSIKQVASGRFGVTSEYLVNADDIQIKMAQGAKPGEGGQLPGHKVYPWVAKTRHSTPGVGLISPPPHHDIYSIEDLAQLIHDLKNANPVARIHVKLVSEVGVGTVAAGVSKAHADVVLISGHDGGTGASPLTSLKHAGGPWELGLAETQQTLLLNGLRDRIVVQTDGQLKTGRDVVIAALLGAEEFGFATAPLVVSGCVMMRVCHLDTCPVGIATQNPVLRDRFSGKPEFVVNFFEYIAEEVREILAELGFRTIEEAVGHAELLDTTKAVTHWKAQGLDLEPLFYVPELPEGAVRHALIEQDHGLEKALDNELIELAADALNAETAEAAQPVRAQVAIRNINRTVGTMLGHHVTKKFGGAGLPDNTIDLTFTGSAGQSFGAFVPKGITLRLEGDANDYVGKGLSGGRIVVRPDRGADHLAEYSTIAGNTIGYGATGGEMFLRGRTGERFCVRNSGALVVSEGVGDHGCEYMTGGQAVVLGETGRNFAAGMSGGVAYVIDLDPHNVNVGNAGAVEALSDTDKQWLHDVVRRHEEETGSTVAAKLLADWSVAVDRFSKIIPTTYKAVLAAKDAAELAGLSESETTEKMMEAATHG, from the coding sequence ATGGACGGTCGCCCCGCCCAGCAGGGCATGTACGACCCGCGCAACGAGAAGGACGCCTGTGGCGTCGGATTCGTGGCGAACCTCACCGGCGAGGCCACCCACACACTCGTTGAGCAGGCCCTGACCGTATTGCGGAACCTCGAGCACCGCGGCGCGACCGGCTCCGAGCCGGACTCGGGCGACGGCGCCGGAATCCTCAGCCAGGTCCCCGACGCGTTCCTGCGCGAGGTGGCCGGCTTCGAGCTCCCCGCGGCCGGCGGCTACGCCGTCGGTATCGCCTTCCTCCCCGCCGACGGCACCGCACAGGCCGTCGCCGTGGAGCAGATCGAGGCCATCGCCGCCGAGGAGAACCTCACGGTCCTCGGCTGGCGCGAGGTCCCGGTCACCCCGGACCTGCTCGGCAACGGCGCCCGCGCCACCATGCCGGCCTTCTCGCAGCTGTTCGTCTCAGGGGGCACCTCCCGGACGGAGTCCGGGGGCGGCAGCACGGGCATCGAGCTGGACCGCAAGGCCTTCGTGCTGCGCAAGCGCGCCGAGCGCGAGGCCGGTGTCTACTTCCCGTCGCTCTCCGCCCGCACCATCGTCTACAAGGGCATGCTGACCACCGGCCAGCTGGAGCCCTTCTTCCCGGACCTCTCCGACCGCCGCTTCGCCTCGGCCGTCGCCCTGGTCCACTCGCGCTTCTCCACGAACACCTTCCCGTCGTGGCCGCTCGCCCACCCGTACCGCTTCGTCGCGCACAACGGCGAGATCAACACGGTCAAGGGCAACCGGAACTGGATGAAGGCCCGCGAGTCCCAGCTGGCCTCCGAGGCCTTCGGCGACGGCGTGCTGGACCGGATCTTCCCGATCTGCACCCCGGACGCCTCCGACTCGGCCTCCTTCGACGAGGTCCTGGAGCTGCTCCACCTCGGCGGCCGCTCCCTCCCGCACAGCGTGCTGATGATGATCCCGGAGGCGTGGGAGAACCACACCTCCATGGACCCGGCCCGCCGCGCGTTCTACAAGTACCACTCCACGCAGATGGAGCCCTGGGACGGCCCGGCCTGCGTCACCTTCACCGACGGCACCCAGGTCGGCGCGGTCCTCGACCGCAACGGTCTGCGCCCCGGCCGCTACTGGGTCACCGACGACGGCCTCGTCGTCCTCGGCTCCGAGGTCGGCGTGCTCGACATCGACCCGGCCAAGGTCGTCCGCAAGGGCCGCCTGCAGCCCGGCAAGATGTTCCTCGTCGACACCGCCCAGAAGCGGATCATCGAGGACGACGAGATCAAGAACGAGCTGGCCGCCGCCGCCCCCTACGCGGAGTGGCTGGAGACCGGCGAGATCGAGCTCTCGGACCTGCCCGAGCGCGAGCACATCGTGCACACCCACGCCTCGGTCACCCGCCGCCAGCAGACCTTCGGCTACACCGAGGAAGAGCTGCGCGTCATCCTCGCGCCGATGGCCCGTACCGCCGGCGAGCCGCTCGGCTCCATGGGTACGGACTCCCCGATCGCGGCCCTGTCCGAGCGCCCCCGGCTGCTCTTCGACTACTTCACCCAGCTCTTCGCGCAGGTCACCAACCCGCCGCTGGACGCCATCCGCGAGGAGCTCGTCACCTCGCTGCTGTCCTCGCTCGGCCCGCAGGGCAACCTGCTGGAGTCGACCGCCGCGTCCTGCCGCAGCGTCACCCTGCCCTTCCCGGTGATCGACAACGACGAGCTGGCCAAGCTCATCCACATCAACGCCGACGGCGACATGCCCGGCATGAAGGCCGCCACGCTCTCCGGCCTCTACCGGGTCTCCGGCGGCGGCGAGGCCCTGGCCGCCCGGATCGAGGAGATCCGCGCCGAGGCCGACGCGGCCATCGCCAACGGCGCCCGCCTGATCGTCCTCTCGGACCGCCACTCGGACGCCGAGCACGCGCCGATCCCGTCGCTGCTGCTCACCTCCGCCGTGCACCACCACCTCATCGCCACCAAGCAGCGCACCCAGGTGGGCCTGCTGGTCGAGGCCGGTGACGTCCGCGAGGTCCACCACGTCGCCCTGCTCATCGGCTACGGCGCCGCCGCGGTCAACCCGTACCTCGCCATGGAGTCCGTCGAGGACCTGCTGCGCGCCGGTACCTTCCTGTCCGGCCTGGAGCCGGAGCAGGCCATCAAGAACCTGATCTACGCGCTCGGCAAGGGCGTCCTGAAGGTCATGTCCAAGATGGGCATCTCCACCGTCGCCTCCTACCGCGGCGCCCAGGTCTTCGAGGCCGTCGGCCTCAACGACGAGTTCGTCGAGACCTACTTCAACGGCACCGCCACCAAGATCGGCGGCGCCGGCCTGGACGTCATCGCCAAGGAGGTGGCCGCGCGCCACGCCAAGGCCTACCCCGTCTCCGGCATCGCAGCCACGCACCGCGCGCTGGAGATCGGCGGCGAGTACCAGTGGCGCCGCGAGGGCGAACCGCACCTGTTCGACCCGGAGACGGTCTTCCGCCTCCAGCACGCCACCCGCAACCGCCGGTACGACATCTTCAAGCAGTACACGGCCCGGGTGAACGAGCAGTCCGAGCGCCTGATGACGCTCCGCGGCCTGTTCGGCTTCAAGTCGGACCGCGAAGCCATCTCCATCGACGAGGTCGAGTCGGTCGCCGACATCGTCAAGCGCTTCTCCACCGGCGCCATGTCGTACGGCTCCATCTCCAAGGAGGCGCACGAGACCCTCGCCATCGCCATGAACCAGCTGGGCGCCAAGTCCAACACCGGTGAGGGCGGCGAGGACCCGGACCGCCTGTACGACCCGGCGCGCCGCTCGTCCATCAAGCAGGTCGCCTCCGGCCGCTTCGGCGTGACCTCGGAGTACCTGGTCAACGCGGACGACATCCAGATCAAGATGGCGCAGGGCGCCAAGCCCGGCGAGGGCGGCCAGCTGCCCGGCCACAAGGTGTACCCGTGGGTCGCCAAGACCCGCCACTCCACCCCGGGCGTCGGCCTGATCTCCCCGCCGCCGCACCACGACATCTACTCCATCGAGGACCTGGCTCAGCTGATCCACGACCTCAAGAACGCCAACCCGGTCGCCCGCATCCACGTGAAGCTGGTCTCCGAGGTCGGCGTGGGCACGGTCGCCGCGGGTGTCTCCAAGGCCCACGCGGACGTCGTCCTCATCTCCGGCCACGACGGCGGAACGGGCGCCTCCCCGCTCACCTCGCTCAAGCACGCGGGCGGCCCCTGGGAGCTCGGCCTCGCCGAGACCCAGCAGACCCTGCTGCTCAACGGGCTGCGCGACCGCATCGTCGTCCAGACCGACGGCCAGCTCAAGACCGGCCGCGACGTGGTCATCGCCGCGCTGCTCGGCGCCGAGGAGTTCGGTTTCGCGACCGCGCCGCTCGTCGTCTCCGGCTGCGTCATGATGCGCGTCTGCCACCTGGACACCTGCCCGGTCGGCATCGCCACCCAGAACCCGGTCCTGCGCGACCGCTTCTCCGGCAAGCCCGAGTTCGTCGTCAACTTCTTCGAGTACATCGCGGAGGAGGTGCGCGAGATCCTCGCCGAGCTGGGCTTCCGCACGATCGAGGAGGCCGTCGGCCACGCCGAGCTCCTCGACACCACCAAGGCCGTCACGCACTGGAAGGCGCAGGGTCTCGACCTGGAGCCGCTCTTCTACGTGCCGGAGCTGCCCGAGGGCGCGGTCCGCCACGCCCTGATCGAGCAGGACCACGGTCTGGAGAAGGCCCTCGACAACGAGCTGATCGAGCTCGCCGCCGACGCGCTGAACGCCGAGACCGCCGAGGCGGCCCAGCCGGTCCGCGCCCAGGTCGCGATCCGCAACATCAACCGGACCGTCGGCACCATGCTCGGCCACCACGTCACCAAGAAGTTCGGTGGCGCGGGCCTGCCCGACAACACCATCGACCTGACCTTCACCGGCAGCGCCGGCCAGTCCTTCGGCGCGTTCGTGCCGAAGGGCATCACCCTCCGCCTGGAGGGCGACGCCAACGACTACGTCGGCAAGGGCCTCTCCGGTGGCCGCATCGTGGTCCGCCCGGACCGCGGTGCCGACCACCTCGCCGAGTACTCCACCATCGCCGGCAACACCATCGGCTACGGAGCCACCGGCGGCGAGATGTTCCTGCGCGGCCGCACCGGCGAGCGTTTCTGCGTCCGCAACTCGGGCGCGCTGGTCGTCTCGGAGGGCGTGGGCGACCACGGCTGCGAGTACATGACCGGTGGCCAGGCGGTCGTCCTGGGCGAGACGGGCCGTAACTTCGCGGCCGGCATGTCGGGCGGCGTCGCGTACGTCATCGACCTCGACCCGCACAACGTCAACGTCGGCAACGCGGGCGCCGTCGAGGCCCTGTCCGACACCGACAAGCAGTGGCTGCACGATGTGGTGCGCCGCCACGAGGAGGAGACCGGCTCGACCGTGGCCGCGAAGCTCCTGGCTGACTGGTCCGTCGCGGTGGACCGCTTCAGCAAGATCATCCCCACCACGTACAAGGCAGTGCTCGCCGCCAAGGACGCCGCTGAGCTCGCCGGACTCTCGGAATCCGAGACCACGGAGAAGATGATGGAGGCGGCGACCCATGGCTGA
- a CDS encoding glutamate synthase subunit beta, producing the protein MADPKGFLTTPRETACTRPVADRLKDWNEVYVPGSLLPIISKQAGRCMDCGIPFCHNGCPLGNLIPEWNDFSYREDWTAASERLHATNNFPEFTGRLCPAPCESACVLGINQPAVTIKNVEVSIIDKAWDNGDVTPQAPERLSGKTAAVIGSGPAGLAAAQQLTRAGHTVVVYERADRIGGLLRYGIPEFKMEKVHINRRIEQMRAEGTKFRTGIEVGRDITATDLRKRFDAVVIAAGATVSRDLPVPGRELNGIHFAMEYLPLANKVQEGDFMAPPITAEGKHVVVIGGGDTGADCVGTAHRQGAASVTQLEIMPKPGEDRNANQPWPTFPMLYKVTSAHEEGGERVYSVSTTHFEGDEDGNVQALHLVEVAFEDGKLVQKPGTERVLPAQLVTLAMGFTGTDQENGLVQQFGLELDPRGNIDRDASYATNVDGVFVAGDAGRGQSLIVWAIAEGRSAARGVDRFLTGSSALPYPVKPTDRSLTV; encoded by the coding sequence ATGGCTGACCCGAAGGGCTTCCTCACCACCCCGCGCGAGACCGCCTGCACCCGTCCCGTTGCCGATCGGCTCAAGGACTGGAACGAGGTCTACGTTCCGGGCTCCCTGCTCCCGATCATCAGCAAGCAGGCCGGCCGCTGCATGGACTGCGGCATCCCGTTCTGTCACAACGGGTGCCCGCTCGGGAACCTGATCCCGGAGTGGAACGACTTCTCGTACCGCGAGGACTGGACCGCCGCGTCGGAGCGCCTGCACGCGACGAACAACTTCCCGGAGTTCACCGGGCGGCTGTGCCCGGCTCCCTGCGAGTCGGCGTGCGTGCTCGGCATCAACCAGCCCGCCGTGACCATCAAGAACGTCGAAGTCTCGATCATCGACAAGGCGTGGGACAACGGCGACGTCACCCCGCAGGCGCCGGAGCGGCTGTCCGGCAAGACGGCCGCCGTCATCGGCTCGGGCCCGGCGGGCCTCGCGGCCGCCCAGCAGCTGACCCGGGCCGGCCACACCGTGGTCGTGTACGAGCGCGCGGACCGCATCGGCGGCCTGCTGCGCTACGGCATCCCCGAGTTCAAGATGGAGAAGGTGCACATCAACCGCCGCATCGAGCAGATGCGCGCGGAGGGCACCAAGTTCCGCACCGGCATCGAGGTCGGCCGCGACATCACCGCCACCGACCTGCGCAAGCGGTTCGACGCGGTGGTCATCGCGGCGGGCGCTACCGTCTCCCGCGACCTGCCGGTCCCGGGCCGCGAGCTGAACGGCATCCACTTCGCCATGGAGTACCTGCCGCTCGCCAACAAGGTCCAGGAGGGCGACTTCATGGCGCCCCCCATCACGGCCGAGGGCAAGCACGTGGTCGTCATCGGCGGCGGCGACACCGGCGCGGACTGCGTGGGCACCGCCCACCGCCAGGGCGCGGCCTCGGTCACGCAGCTGGAGATCATGCCCAAGCCGGGCGAGGACCGGAACGCCAACCAGCCGTGGCCGACCTTCCCGATGCTCTACAAGGTCACCTCGGCCCACGAGGAGGGCGGCGAGCGGGTCTACTCCGTCTCCACCACCCACTTCGAGGGCGACGAGGACGGCAACGTCCAGGCCCTCCACCTGGTCGAGGTCGCCTTCGAGGACGGCAAGCTCGTCCAGAAGCCCGGCACCGAGCGCGTCCTCCCCGCGCAGCTGGTCACCCTGGCGATGGGCTTCACGGGCACCGACCAGGAGAACGGCCTGGTCCAGCAGTTCGGCCTCGAGCTGGACCCGCGCGGCAACATCGACCGCGACGCCTCCTACGCGACCAACGTCGACGGCGTCTTCGTCGCCGGCGACGCGGGCCGCGGCCAGTCGCTGATCGTCTGGGCCATCGCGGAAGGCCGCTCGGCCGCCCGCGGCGTGGACCGCTTCCTGACCGGCAGCAGCGCCCTCCCGTACCCGGTCAAGCCGACGGATCGTTCTCTCACCGTCTGA
- a CDS encoding MBL fold metallo-hydrolase, translating to MKLTKHAHACVTLEKDGTRLVIDPGTFTPDAAEAVTRAHAVLITHEHFDHFDEKLVAAALEAQPGLQVYGTATVAATLGSHDGRVHAVAAGDTFGVGSITATVHGHRHALIHADIPCPDNVGYLLDDGAVYHPGDAYFAPDAPVRTLLLPTSGPWTKLGEAADYVRTVKPERIIQIHELMLSDLGQHSTAHLLGEKGLTGTSIDRLEPGTTVQL from the coding sequence GTGAAGCTCACCAAGCACGCCCATGCCTGCGTCACGCTCGAGAAGGACGGCACCCGCCTGGTCATCGACCCCGGCACCTTCACCCCGGACGCGGCAGAGGCCGTCACCCGGGCTCACGCCGTCCTGATCACCCACGAACACTTCGACCACTTCGACGAAAAGCTCGTCGCCGCCGCTCTCGAAGCCCAGCCCGGGCTGCAGGTCTACGGCACAGCCACGGTCGCAGCCACCCTCGGCAGCCACGATGGCCGCGTCCACGCCGTCGCCGCGGGCGACACCTTCGGCGTCGGTTCCATCACCGCCACCGTCCACGGCCACCGCCACGCGCTGATCCACGCCGACATCCCGTGCCCCGACAACGTCGGCTACCTCCTGGACGACGGAGCCGTCTACCACCCCGGCGACGCCTACTTCGCGCCCGACGCTCCCGTACGCACCCTCCTGCTGCCGACAAGCGGCCCATGGACAAAGCTCGGTGAAGCCGCCGACTACGTCCGCACCGTCAAACCCGAGCGCATCATCCAGATCCACGAACTCATGCTCAGCGACCTCGGCCAGCACTCCACCGCCCATCTCCTCGGCGAGAAGGGCCTGACCGGCACCTCGATCGACCGCCTCGAGCCCGGCACCACCGTCCAGCTGTAA
- a CDS encoding MarR family winged helix-turn-helix transcriptional regulator gives MDENQLAEELRLTIGRLVRTVRTADKMPPGEAAVLGYLDRSGPLTTADIAQQRGVSHQSAAKSVKELLAQGLVHAEAHPSDGRKLLLHLTPTGSGRLAEERRRRADWLGTAIDDVLSSNERKTLEAALPLLSRLTTHLNGK, from the coding sequence ATGGACGAGAATCAGCTGGCCGAAGAACTCCGCCTGACCATCGGACGGCTCGTACGCACTGTGCGCACCGCCGACAAGATGCCGCCCGGCGAGGCCGCCGTCCTGGGCTACCTGGACCGCAGCGGCCCGCTGACCACCGCCGACATCGCACAACAGCGGGGAGTCAGTCACCAGTCGGCTGCCAAGTCGGTCAAAGAACTCCTGGCTCAGGGCCTCGTACATGCCGAGGCGCACCCCAGCGACGGGCGCAAGCTGTTGCTCCACCTCACGCCGACGGGAAGTGGCCGTCTGGCCGAGGAGCGCCGAAGGCGTGCGGACTGGCTCGGCACCGCGATCGACGATGTCCTCAGTTCCAACGAACGAAAGACGCTCGAGGCGGCGCTGCCTCTGCTGTCACGCCTGACCACACACTTGAACGGCAAGTAG